A stretch of DNA from Methylobacterium sp. CB376:
CTCGCCTTCGCGCCGGCCGGCGCCGGCCGCGACAAGTCCACCCCCCTCACCCTGCGCGTCACCGATCTCGACTCGGGCGAGACCGCCACCGCGCAGGATCACTTCAAGGCCCCCTGACCATGGCGAGCACGATGTCCCCCCCCGGCGCGCCCCTCACCGGCCGCCGCGTCCTGATGATCGGCCTCCTCTTCTTCGGGACGGTCGCCGCCGCGAACGCGTTCCTGGTCACGTCGGCCCTGCGCACCTGGTCGGGCCTCGACGAGAAGTCGCCCTACCATGCCGGGCAGGTCTACAACGCGGAGATCCGCCTCGCCCGCGCCCAGGCCGAGCGCGGCTGGCACTTCGCCGCCGAGGTCGCGCGCGCCGGGGCGGGGGTCGCCGTCACGGCCCGCCTGAGCGACCGCGCCGAGGCGCCGCTCCCGGGGCTGCGGGTCGAGGCGCGGCTCGAGCGCCCGACCGACAAGCGCCAGGACGTCGTGCTCCCCCTCTCCGAGGCGCGGCCCGGCACCTATGCGGGGCGGGCCGAGGCGGTGCCGCCCGGCCAGTGGGACCTCGTGGTCGACGCCGCCGACGCGACCGGCCGGGTCTTCCGCCGCCGCAGCCGCCTCGTCCTCGACTGAGTGGGAGACACCGCATGTGCTGCACCGATGCGGCGCTCGCCTACGTGGAGGCGCACGCCGCCTGGAGCGCGGCGAACACCCGGTCCTCGCTGCCGCGGGACTACGCGGCCTTCCTGGCCGAGGAGCCGGACGGGGCAAGCCGCGCCGTCTTCGCGGTCGAGGGCGTGCGCTGCGCGGCCTGCCTCGGCACGATCGAGGGCGGGATCGGCCTGCTCCCGGGCGTCCGGGCCGCGCGCCTGAACGTCACCGACCGGCGCCTCTCGGTGACCTGGGCGCCCGGCGCGCCGGCCGAGATCGGGGAGGTGCTCGCCGCGCTCACCCGCCTGGGCTATCGCGGCCACCCGTTCGACCCGCACCGGCGCGGCGACGCGGTGGCGGCGCGCGAGACCGAGCGGCTGATCCGCGCCCTCGCGGTGGCGGGTTTCGCGTCCATGAACGTGATGCTGCTGGCGGTCTCGGTCTGGGCCGGCAACGTCTCCGACATGACGCCCGAGAACCGCGACCTCTTCCACTGGATCCAGGCGCTGGTGGCGCTGCCGGCGGCGGCCTATGCGGGGCGGCCCTTCTACGAGGGCGCGCTGCGCGGCCTGCGCGCCGGCCGCATCACGATGGACTTCCCGATCACCCTCGGGGTCGTGCTGACCCTCGCGATGTCGGTGGTCGAGACGGCGATGAGCGCGCCGCACGCCTATTTCGACGGCGCCATCATGCTGCTGTTCTTCCTCCTGATCGGGCGGGTGCTCGATCAGGTGATGCGCCGCCGCACCCTGGCGCTCGCCGAGAACCTCGCGGCGTTGCGCGCCGAGACGGCCGCCCGGGTCGGGGCGGATGGGGCGGTGCGCGACGTGCCGGTGGCCGATCTCTCCCCCGGCGACACGGTGCTGGTGCGGCCCGGCGAGCGGGTGCCCGTCGACGGCGTCGTGGCGCAGGGCCGGTCGGAACTCGACCGCAGCCTCGTCACGGGCGAGACCGCTCCGGTGACGGCCGGGCCGGGGGACATGGTCCATGCCGGCTCCCTCAACGCCAGCGGGGCGCTCACCGTGCGGGTCACGGCCGCGACGCGGGGCACCCTGCTCGACCAGGTCGAGGCGCTGATGCGCCGGGCGCTGGAGGCGAAGTCCCGCGCCCTGGTCCTCGCCGACCGGGCGACGCGCCTCTACATGCCGGTGGTCCACGCGGCCGCGCTCCTCACCCTCGCGGGCTGGCTGGCCGCGGGGGCCGGGTTCCACGCGGCCCTCCTCACCGCCGTGGCGGTGCTGATCGTCACCTGCCCCTGCGCCCTCGGCCTCGCCATCCCGGCCGTGCAGGTCGTCGCCGCCGGGGCGCTGTTCCGCGAGGGCGTCCTCCTCAACAGCGGCGAGGCGCTGGAGCGCTTCGCGGCGATCGACACGGTCGCCTTCGACAAGACCGGCACCCTGACCCTGCCGGAGCCGGTCCTGGCCGGGCGCTACGAGTCCGAGGCCCTGGCCCTCGCCGCGCGGCTCGCCCTGTCGAGCCGGCACCCGATGGCGGCCGCCCTGGCGACGGCGGTGCCGGAGGCCCGGGCGCTGCCCGATGCCGAGGAGGCCGCCGGGCTCGGCGTGCGGGCCGTGGTCGAGGGGCGCCTCGTGCGGCTCGGCGCGCCGCGCTTCTGCGAGGCGGAGGCCGAGGCGGAGCGGGCCCTCGCGCAGGATCCCGGCTCTTCGGCGATCTGCCTCAAGGACGGCGACGCTCCGCCGGTCGTGTTCCGGGTGCGCCAAGCCCTGCGCCCCGACGCGGAGCGGGTGCTCGGCAGCCTGCGGGCGGAGGGGTACCGGGTGCTGATCCTCTCTGGCGACCGGCCGGAGGCGGTGGCCGCCGCGGCCGGCGCCCTCGGCGTCGCCGAGTGGGAGGGCGGGCTCGCGCCGCAGGACAAGATCCGCCGCATCGAGGCCCTCGGCGCGCAGGGCCGCCGGGTGCTGATGGTCGGCGACGGGCTCAACGACGCGCCCGCCCTCGCGGCCGCCCACGCCTCGCTCTCCCCGGTCACCGCGGCGCATGTCAGCCAGGCGGCGGCCGACGCGCTCTTCCTCGGCCGCGACCTCGCGCCGGTCCTGGCGGTGCTGCGGATCGGCCGGGCGGCGCGGCGGCTCATGC
This window harbors:
- a CDS encoding FixH family protein, which codes for MSPPGAPLTGRRVLMIGLLFFGTVAAANAFLVTSALRTWSGLDEKSPYHAGQVYNAEIRLARAQAERGWHFAAEVARAGAGVAVTARLSDRAEAPLPGLRVEARLERPTDKRQDVVLPLSEARPGTYAGRAEAVPPGQWDLVVDAADATGRVFRRRSRLVLD
- a CDS encoding heavy metal translocating P-type ATPase → MCCTDAALAYVEAHAAWSAANTRSSLPRDYAAFLAEEPDGASRAVFAVEGVRCAACLGTIEGGIGLLPGVRAARLNVTDRRLSVTWAPGAPAEIGEVLAALTRLGYRGHPFDPHRRGDAVAARETERLIRALAVAGFASMNVMLLAVSVWAGNVSDMTPENRDLFHWIQALVALPAAAYAGRPFYEGALRGLRAGRITMDFPITLGVVLTLAMSVVETAMSAPHAYFDGAIMLLFFLLIGRVLDQVMRRRTLALAENLAALRAETAARVGADGAVRDVPVADLSPGDTVLVRPGERVPVDGVVAQGRSELDRSLVTGETAPVTAGPGDMVHAGSLNASGALTVRVTAATRGTLLDQVEALMRRALEAKSRALVLADRATRLYMPVVHAAALLTLAGWLAAGAGFHAALLTAVAVLIVTCPCALGLAIPAVQVVAAGALFREGVLLNSGEALERFAAIDTVAFDKTGTLTLPEPVLAGRYESEALALAARLALSSRHPMAAALATAVPEARALPDAEEAAGLGVRAVVEGRLVRLGAPRFCEAEAEAERALAQDPGSSAICLKDGDAPPVVFRVRQALRPDAERVLGSLRAEGYRVLILSGDRPEAVAAAAGALGVAEWEGGLAPQDKIRRIEALGAQGRRVLMVGDGLNDAPALAAAHASLSPVTAAHVSQAAADALFLGRDLAPVLAVLRIGRAARRLMLENLWVSAAYNVAAIPLAAAGLLTPLIAALAMSGSSVIVTLNALRARRTPRRPEIAQP